In one window of Candidatus Binatia bacterium DNA:
- a CDS encoding AAA family ATPase encodes MSSLERLRRIRDELLQLFVERQAVIDGALTCLLARQHLLLVGPPGTAKSMLADEVCSRLEGARYFQWLLTRFSTPEEIFGAVSLSGLEQDEYRRVTTGKLPEAHIAFLDEVFKANSSILNALLAIMNERRFHNGREVANVPLVTLFGATNELPDDDELQALYDRFLVRFTVSYIQDDFHFLRMLEGRSPVQRTTLALAELVELQRSVADVQVPSSIFRSLADLRRELLRKQVVASDRRYRQAVSVLQAHALLRGATTVGEEDLFFLEHVLWRAPSEQAEVRATIRELLRGYEDEARALLFQGREIEEYAHRQWDNHELRSRAVVEAHTKLRQLLRKVGAIVDAARAAGRPTDTVEAVQREIEEIQKRMLETL; translated from the coding sequence ATGAGCAGTCTCGAGCGATTGCGGCGTATACGCGACGAGCTTCTGCAACTGTTCGTCGAGCGCCAGGCAGTCATCGACGGAGCTCTGACCTGCTTGCTCGCACGGCAGCACCTGCTCTTGGTTGGCCCTCCGGGCACGGCCAAATCCATGCTTGCAGACGAAGTATGCTCGCGCCTCGAAGGGGCACGTTACTTCCAGTGGCTGCTGACCCGGTTTTCTACTCCGGAGGAGATTTTCGGGGCCGTATCTCTGAGTGGCTTGGAGCAAGACGAATACCGGCGTGTGACCACGGGCAAGCTCCCGGAGGCGCACATTGCCTTTCTGGACGAAGTCTTCAAAGCCAACTCCTCCATTCTCAATGCCTTGCTGGCAATCATGAACGAGCGGCGTTTTCACAATGGGCGGGAAGTCGCCAACGTGCCGCTCGTTACGCTCTTCGGAGCGACCAACGAACTCCCGGACGACGACGAGTTGCAAGCCCTGTACGATCGTTTCCTCGTGCGCTTCACCGTCAGTTACATCCAAGATGACTTTCATTTCCTCCGTATGCTGGAGGGACGCTCTCCGGTACAGCGTACAACCCTCGCCCTTGCAGAGCTCGTCGAGCTGCAACGGTCCGTTGCAGACGTACAGGTGCCTTCGTCAATTTTCCGCTCGCTAGCCGATTTGCGCCGCGAGCTATTGCGCAAACAAGTCGTGGCCTCGGACCGCCGCTACCGCCAAGCCGTGTCGGTATTACAAGCGCACGCTCTCTTACGCGGCGCGACGACCGTCGGTGAAGAGGATCTCTTCTTCCTCGAACACGTGCTCTGGCGAGCGCCGAGCGAGCAAGCCGAGGTGCGGGCGACCATTCGCGAGCTCTTGCGCGGTTACGAGGACGAGGCTCGTGCTTTGCTTTTCCAAGGAAGAGAGATCGAGGAGTATGCCCACCGCCAGTGGGACAATCACGAGCTCCGCAGTCGGGCCGTCGTCGAAGCGCACACCAAGCTTCGCCAATTGCTACGCAAAGTGGGCGCCATCGTGGACGCCGCCCGCGCCGCGGGCAGGCCGACGGATACCGTGGAGGCGGTGCAGCGCGAGATCGAGGAAATCCAAAAGCGGATGCTGGAAACCCTGTAG
- a CDS encoding septum formation initiator family protein — translation MRVSLRKTQHKIFLLLAIVVIAALAAHAIWGPYGLLHLRYLEGQQAQLEKQLFRLHQENEELRAHLERLESDDLYLEQVVRERLGFVGPNEILLEFATPTPTATP, via the coding sequence GTGCGTGTATCGCTTCGAAAGACACAACACAAAATTTTTCTGCTCTTAGCAATCGTGGTCATTGCAGCGCTTGCTGCCCATGCCATATGGGGTCCGTATGGTCTGTTGCACCTCCGTTACCTCGAGGGACAGCAAGCGCAACTCGAAAAGCAACTCTTTCGCCTGCATCAAGAAAACGAGGAACTTCGCGCCCACCTCGAGCGGTTGGAAAGCGACGATCTGTATTTAGAGCAGGTTGTGCGCGAGCGGTTGGGGTTCGTTGGCCCAAACGAAATCCTTTTGGAATTCGCCACCCCAACACCCACTGCCACTCCCTGA
- the eno gene encoding phosphopyruvate hydratase, giving the protein MKIRKIWAREVLDSRGNPTVEVDVHLDNGAFGRAAVPSGASTGTHEAVELRDRTRRYHGKGVQRAVQNVNVKIAPRLRGKDARDQRAIDALLCALDGTPNKRKLGANAVLAVSLAVAKAAAAAAGEPLFRYLGGRKAQMLPVPLMNILNGGAHANNSVDIQEFMIVPVGSRSYHEALRIGVEVFHALKEVLHEQGYSTAVGDEGGFAPALASNEQAIECILQAIERAGYQPGKHVLLALDAAASSFYDEREVEYVFHKSDGSRRSAAELVELYAEWVRRYPIVSIEDGLAEDDWNGWRMLTHELGNKIQLVGDDLFVTHPERLRRGVEMGVANAILVKPNQIGTLTETLDTIEAAHRSGYKTIISHRSGETEDATIADLAVAVGAGQIKTGSPCRGERTAKYNQLLRIEEQLGRRAIFPGNRAFKRTR; this is encoded by the coding sequence ATGAAGATTCGCAAAATTTGGGCGAGGGAGGTCTTAGACTCGCGGGGCAACCCCACCGTGGAGGTAGATGTGCATCTTGACAACGGAGCCTTCGGCCGGGCAGCGGTGCCCTCGGGGGCATCGACAGGAACGCACGAAGCGGTGGAACTGCGGGATCGCACGCGCCGTTATCACGGAAAAGGAGTGCAACGGGCGGTGCAAAACGTGAATGTGAAAATTGCACCCCGCCTGCGCGGGAAAGACGCGCGCGACCAACGGGCCATCGACGCCTTGTTGTGCGCTCTCGATGGCACGCCCAACAAACGCAAGCTGGGAGCCAATGCGGTTTTGGCTGTCTCCCTTGCCGTGGCAAAGGCCGCAGCGGCAGCCGCCGGCGAGCCGCTGTTCCGTTACCTGGGCGGCCGTAAAGCGCAGATGCTGCCCGTACCGCTCATGAACATCCTGAACGGAGGAGCCCACGCGAACAACTCTGTGGACATCCAAGAATTCATGATCGTGCCGGTCGGCAGCCGTTCCTATCACGAGGCCCTGCGCATCGGCGTGGAGGTGTTCCACGCCCTTAAAGAAGTGCTCCACGAGCAGGGATACTCCACCGCTGTTGGCGACGAAGGCGGCTTTGCCCCGGCTTTGGCATCGAACGAGCAGGCCATCGAGTGCATTTTGCAAGCCATCGAGCGGGCCGGGTATCAGCCCGGAAAACACGTGCTGCTGGCGCTCGATGCCGCCGCCTCCTCGTTCTACGATGAACGGGAGGTCGAGTACGTGTTTCACAAGTCCGACGGCAGTCGCCGGTCCGCCGCGGAGTTGGTCGAACTGTATGCCGAGTGGGTGCGCCGCTACCCGATTGTTTCGATTGAGGACGGGTTGGCGGAGGACGATTGGAATGGCTGGCGCATGCTGACGCACGAATTAGGAAACAAAATCCAACTCGTTGGGGACGATTTGTTCGTCACCCATCCGGAACGCCTGCGGCGCGGCGTGGAGATGGGAGTCGCAAATGCCATCCTCGTCAAACCAAATCAAATCGGTACTCTTACGGAAACCCTCGATACGATCGAGGCTGCTCACCGATCCGGTTACAAAACGATTATTTCGCACCGGTCAGGGGAAACGGAAGACGCTACGATTGCCGACCTCGCGGTGGCGGTGGGGGCTGGCCAGATCAAGACCGGCAGCCCCTGCCGCGGCGAGCGCACAGCAAAGTACAATCAGTTGCTCCGCATCGAAGAACAACTCGGGAGGCGAGCGATATTCCCGGGAA